A single Triticum dicoccoides isolate Atlit2015 ecotype Zavitan chromosome 2A, WEW_v2.0, whole genome shotgun sequence DNA region contains:
- the LOC119356148 gene encoding cysteine and histidine-rich domain-containing protein RAR1-like isoform X1, whose translation MSAETETSAAAPAPAPMRCQRIGCDAMFTDDDNPDGSCHYHPSGPMFHDGMKEWSCCKQRSHDFSLFLAIPGCATGKHTTEKPVTKAVSLNSKATPPKLAPIQSSKQGVETEACSRCRQGFFCSDHGSQPKAQKPVAVNGTNTEPVEKCSVPQPRKKVVNINEPRVCKNKGCGKTYKEKDNHDAACEYHPGPAVFHDRNRGWKCCDVHVKEFDEFMEIPPCTKGWHNADAV comes from the exons ATGTCGGCGGAGACGGAGACGAGCGCCGCCGCGCCGGCGCCCGCGCCCATGCGGTGCCAGCGCATAGGCTGCGACGCCATGTTCACCGACGACGACAACCCCGACGGCTCCTGCCACTACCACCCCTCC gga CCTATGTTTCATGATGGCATGAAAGAGTGGAGCTGTTGCAAGCAAAGAAGCCATGATTTTAGCTTATTTTTGGCTATTCCTGG ATGCGCCACAGGGAAGCATACAACTGAGAAACCAGTCACAAAAGCTGTTTCTCTTAACTCAAAGGCAACCCCACCAAAGTTAGCTCCAATCCAGTCTTCTAAGCAGGGTGTGGAAACCGAGGCCTGCTCCAGGTGCCGTCAGGGTTTCTTTTGCTCCGACCATG GATCACAGCCGAAGGCACAAAAACCAGTTGCTGTAAATGGTACAAATACGGAACCTGTCGAAAAATGCTCAGTTCCACAGCCCAGGAAAAAAGTTGTTAATATAAATGAGCCTAGGGTTTGTAAGAATAAAGGATGTGGTAAAACCTACAAGGAGAAGGATAACCATGATGCTGCATGTGAATACCATCCAGGTCCTGCGGTTTTCCATGACAGGAATAGAGGG TGGAAGTGTTGCGATGTCCACGTCAAGGAGTTTGACGAATTTATGGAGATACCTCCGTGCACAAAGGGGTGGCACAATGCCGATGCTGTGTGA
- the LOC119356148 gene encoding cysteine and histidine-rich domain-containing protein RAR1-like isoform X2, producing the protein MFHDGMKEWSCCKQRSHDFSLFLAIPGCATGKHTTEKPVTKAVSLNSKATPPKLAPIQSSKQGVETEACSRCRQGFFCSDHGSQPKAQKPVAVNGTNTEPVEKCSVPQPRKKVVNINEPRVCKNKGCGKTYKEKDNHDAACEYHPGPAVFHDRNRGWKCCDVHVKEFDEFMEIPPCTKGWHNADAV; encoded by the exons ATGTTTCATGATGGCATGAAAGAGTGGAGCTGTTGCAAGCAAAGAAGCCATGATTTTAGCTTATTTTTGGCTATTCCTGG ATGCGCCACAGGGAAGCATACAACTGAGAAACCAGTCACAAAAGCTGTTTCTCTTAACTCAAAGGCAACCCCACCAAAGTTAGCTCCAATCCAGTCTTCTAAGCAGGGTGTGGAAACCGAGGCCTGCTCCAGGTGCCGTCAGGGTTTCTTTTGCTCCGACCATG GATCACAGCCGAAGGCACAAAAACCAGTTGCTGTAAATGGTACAAATACGGAACCTGTCGAAAAATGCTCAGTTCCACAGCCCAGGAAAAAAGTTGTTAATATAAATGAGCCTAGGGTTTGTAAGAATAAAGGATGTGGTAAAACCTACAAGGAGAAGGATAACCATGATGCTGCATGTGAATACCATCCAGGTCCTGCGGTTTTCCATGACAGGAATAGAGGG TGGAAGTGTTGCGATGTCCACGTCAAGGAGTTTGACGAATTTATGGAGATACCTCCGTGCACAAAGGGGTGGCACAATGCCGATGCTGTGTGA